The region CGAGTTCACTGGCCACCGCGTACCCGAGGCGGGCCGCCAACTCGCCCGGCAGCAGCCCGTACACGGTGTCGAAGTGCTCGCGGGCGGCGCCGATCTCGCCGGAGGCCAGCGCGACCAGCCCGTGGTGCCAGTCCAGCCGCCAGTCGTCGACCGGCGCGTCCGGCCGCGCCGCCAGCTCGGTCAGGGTGCCGGCGGCCAGCTCCGGCTGCCCGGCGTCCAGGTAGGCGCGGGTCAGCCGGAGCAGCACGTCGCGGCTTCGTTCCGGCGCCCGACCGAGCAGGCCGATCAGCTCCGCCGGCTGGACCGCGCCGACCGAGCCGAGGAAACCCGCACCGGGGTCGGCGAGATCCATCAGCGGCGCCGGGAGCGCGGTGGCGACCATCGCCGCCGGCACCGACGTGGTCAGATCGTCGTACGCGCCGAACGGGCGGGGCGCGAGGCCGAACAGCGTCGACGCCGACGACGGCACCTCCTGGCCCTGCTCGGCCAACACCTGCCGCAGTACGCCGTGCACCTGTGCGTACATCTCGGTCGCCGAGCCGAATCGGCGGGCCGGTTCGGGGTGGGTGGACCGGGCCAGCAACCGGCGGTACGACTCGTGCTCGCCGAGCAGCTGCGGCACGGTGTCCGGCAGCAGCCCGTCGGGGAAGCGGCTGACGTACTGGCTGGTGTTCGCGGCCAGGCTGAGCGCGCCCAGGGTACGCCCGACGGTGTAGAGGTCGGAGCGGACCGAGGCGGCGCGGGCCCCGTGCCGGTGCACCTCGGGCGCCTCGAACCCACGGGTGCCCAGCAGCGGGCTGTCCAGGTCGTCGGCCCGCCGGGCGGCACCGAGGTCGAGCAGCTTGAGCCGGTTGCCGACGTGCATGACGTTGTCCGGCTTCAGGTCACAGTAGAGCCAGTCCTGCTCGTGCAGGTGCTCGAAGGCGTCCAGGATGGCCAACCCGTACGCCAGCACCTGCGGCAGCGGCAACGGCCCCGGTACGCCCCAGCCCGAGGGGCGCGGTCGCATCTCGTCCAGCGACTGCCCGCCGACGAACTCCATCACGATGTACGGCGTACCGTCACCCGCCTCCGGCGGCACGAAGTCGTAGATCTTGACGATGTTCGGGTGGTCCAGGGCGATCAGTGCCCGCCGTTCGCCGACGAACGCCTCGGCCGCGGTGGAGTCCTCGGCGGCCCGCTGGCGCTTGAGCACCCGCCAGCTCCCGTCCATGTCCTCGTCCCGGGCGGCGAAGATCCAGCCCATGCCGCCGTAGCCGATGCAGCCCCGGATCCGGTACCGCTGCTTGATCACGTCCCCGTCGTGCAGCGGCGGCACGAACGAGAACGGGGTGCCGCAGTACGGGCAGTAGCCGGTGGTGATGCCGGAGTCGGCGCCGTCGGTCCGGCCGACCGGTCGCCGGCAGGACGACCGGGCACAGATCCGGGCGTGCTCCGGCACGGCGTGTTCGGCCCGGATCGCGGTGAGCGGGTCCCGTGGTGGCACCACCGGCATCTCGACCAGCCCGAACCAGCGCCGGGTGCCGCCGCCGAAGCCCGCTGACGGCCCACCGCCCGGCCGGCCCACCGCGCCGCCGCCGGAGCCGCCGGTCGATCCGCCGCCCGACCCGGTACGCCAACCGGCACCTCCCGAGCTGACCCCGGCCGGCGCAGGTCCACTCCCACCCGCCGGGGTACCCGACCCGGTCGCGGGCCGCCCCGCAGCGGCCGAACGCCCCGGCCCGGCCTGGCGGCCCGGAGCGGACAGGTGCCCCGAAGCGGCCGGGCGGCCCGGAGCGGACAGGTGCCCCGGAGCGGCGGGGTTTCCCGGAGCGGCCGGGCGGGCGAACGCGCTCGACCCGCCGGGCGAAGCCGGGCCGGGCCCGGTGGCCGAGCCACCGGCCGCGCCGACCGGAGCGCCGGCGCCGTTGGAGCCGACGACTCCGTCGGAGCCGGCGGAGTCGTCGCCGGACTGGCCCACGCAGCGGTGCCCCCACTTGAGGCAGAAGCCGTCCAGGTCGACTGTGCCCGGACAGTCCCGGGCGAGACAGCCGTTCATGCCGGGCCTCCCTCGTTCACCGCGTGCAGGTACCGGGTGACCGCCCGGTCGGCGGCCGGGGCGTCGAACGGATCCGAACGGAGCCGACGCCGCGCCTCGTTGTACAGGTCGGTCAGCGCCAGATCCTCGGAACGCCCGGCGCTGAACGCCTTGCGCTGGAAGGCGTCGAGTCGACCCCGCAGTTCGAGCCGGAAGTCGTACAGCCGCCGCCGGTGCATGCCGGCCGCGTCCCGGGCCCGAGCGGCCAGCTCCGCTGCCGTGGTGATCGCCGCGCCGATCTCGGCCGGCTCGGGCCCCTCGTCGACCGCGTCCCACCACTCGCCCCGGCGGCACCGGCGTTCGACCGCGCGCAGCCGGATCCGCAGCGTCGCGGCCTGCGGCACCGGTACGCCGGAAACGGGCTCGGGATCACCCGGGATGGGGGTGAGTCCCCGCCAGGCGTGCCGGGTCTCGGTCTCGTCCGCGTCGAGTCGACCGATCAGCAGGCGCAACTCGTCCACCAGGCCCGGCCAGCGGCCGCGCAGTTCCTCGGCCTGCCCCACCCGTACGCCGAGGTCGGTGACCCGGCCGACGAGCCGGTCCCGGCCGGCGGCCCAGGCCACCCCGTCGGCGGCGCCCAACGGATCCCGCTCCCCGACCCGCCGCAGCGTCTCCACCTCGGCCCGCAACCCCTCGACCAGCACCTCCGGTACGCCCACCCCGGCCGCCCGATCCCGCAGGCCGGTGAGCCGCTCGACCACCGCATCGATCCGGCTGAGAACGGTCGCGCGGGCGGCGGCCACCGCCTCGGCGACGGCCAGGATCGCGGCGTGGTGCTCACCGGCCCGGACGATCACCTCCGGCAACGGCAGCCGGATCACCTCGACCGGTGCCCCGGTGGCGGCGGTCAGCACCACCTCGCACGGACCACGCAGCAGCGCCCACAGCTCGGCGTCGCCGGTCGGCCCCGGCGGGTCCGCCGGACCGCCCCCGACCGGCGCCGGCTCGGTCGGGCCGGCGAAGCGGCGCTGACGCAGCAGGTCCGCCCGGTCGAGCAGTTGCTGGGCGGCGGCGAGTTGGGCGGCGAGTTCGCCGATCCGCCACTGGACGTCCTGCCAGGCGCGGGCGGTGGCGCCGACCGCGTCCGGCCGCTCCAACTGGCGGTAGCCGTCCGGGTCGTCCCGGACCACCAGCGCACCGGCCAGCCGCGCGCACTCGGCCCGCAGCCGGCACAGTTCCGCCTCCGCCCCGCCCTGCTGGTGCTGCACCTCCGGCTGCTGGTGTCCACCCTGTTGGTGCTGCATCTCCGGCTGGCGCTGTCCGCCCGGATGTTCCCGCGCACGTGGTTCGGCCATCGCGTCCTCACACACCCGGTGGCCAGGACAGGTTGGTGCCGTAGCGGGCCGGCGGTGGCCCGTTGTCCGGGTGTTCCGGCAGCCACTGCTCGTGCATCCGCACCCACCTGCCGTCCTGCCGGATCTGCTCCAGCACATGGTTGACGAACCTGAGCAGGGCGATGTCGTCCTGCCGGGTGGCGATCGCGTGCGGTTCGTCGCTGAACCAGGTGCAGGCGGATTTCGGCTCGGCGTGCCAGTCGCAGGATCGGTCGCCGGCCGGGCGTGACGGCGGTTGGGTGACGAGCCGGGTGGTCGGGTCGAGGTCGCGGAGACCGAGCAGCACGTTGTGGTCGGTGGAGACCGCCTCGACCTGCTTCTGTTGCAGCATGACCAGGCAGTCGGTCCAGTTCGGCACCGCGACCGGCAACGGCTTCTCCGGCCGGGCCCGGGTGTGTTCCAGCGAGGTGGTGCCGGTGGCCGCGCAGACCGGCTTGCCGCCCAGGTCCCCGATCCCCTGGTACGGCGAGTCACCGCGTACCAGCACCGTCTGGCCCGAGTCGAGATAGTCGGTGGAGAAGGCGACCTCGGTGGCCCGTGCACAGGTGGCGGTCATCGAGTCGGCGACGATGTCGACCGTCCCGTCGTTGAGCCGCTGCTGCCGCTCGCCCGAGGTGACCACAACGAATCGCAGCGTCTCCTTCGGATCCTTGCCGGGGAACATCGCCCTGGCGATCTCGTACAGCAGGTCGATGTCGAAGCCGGAGAACTCACCGGTGGCCGGGTGCCGATAGGTCATCCGGGTCATCGTCTGGTCCACCCCGGCCCGGATGTAGCCCTGCTCGACGTAGTTGCGCGGCGGGGTCGGGTCCGGCAGCAGGCTCAGCCGCGCGTCACACTCCGGCGGGTTGATCGCGCTGGGCGTCGGCGCCGGCCACTGCGCCCCGGCCGGGGACGGCGAAGCGGTCGGCGGCGGCTGGTAACTGCTCGCGCAGCCACCGGCGGCGAGCAGGGCCGCCAGCGCGAGTACGGCGGTGGCGCGCCGGGGTCCGGCCGGGTATCTCGTCACTGGTACTCCCTCACCCGTACCCCGATGCCGACCGCCACCGCGGCGGCGGCGACCAGGCAGAGCAGCAGGGTGACCACACCCAGCGATGTCGGTGCCGGTGGAGTGTTGGTCAGCTCCTGGTAGATCTCCCGGTCGACCCGGGCTATCTCCTTGGTCAGCTCGGCGTCGTAGTGCTGGAAGGCGGCGGCGACCTCACCGCCGGGCAGCGCCGCGGCAACCGCGGCCCGGTGCGCGCCGAGCCGCTCGTTCTCCTCGATGTAGCGCTGGTGGGCGGTGCACCAGCCGCCGACCAGCACCCGCATCTGGTCGGTGAAGCCGGCCCCGGTCGAGCCGCAGTGCGCGTCCCGCTCGAAGCGCTGGTTCAGCGCGACCATGCCGAACTGGTTGCTGTTGCCGCCGAGTCGCAGGTGGACGTCGGCGCGGGCGCGAAGGGCGTCGCGCTGAATCTCGATCAGCTTCCGGTGCTGTTCGAGCTTGTGGCCGGCGACCGTCAGCCGCTCCTCGGCCTGCGGCCAGTGTCGCCAGGAGACGACCAGCCAGCCGGTGGTGGCGAGCATGGCGGCCATGGCCAACGCCAGCCCCGGACTGACCCGGCGCTTGGTACGTCGGCGCAGGTAGCGCTGGCTCCACCAGAGCGCGACCAGGGTGAGCAGGGTGATCCCGATCGACCCGAAGAGCGCGAGCTGTCCGCCCCGGCGGGCCTCGCTCAGCCGGGTCGACTCGTCCTCCCAGAGTTGCAGGGCGGCCGGGAGCAGTACGCCGCGCAGGTAACCGGACGCCTCCCGCAGGTACGCCGAGCCGAGCAGGGCGTCGAACTTCCGGTCGGTCGGCTCGGCGCCCAGCTGCTGGGCGCGCTGCACGAGATCGGTGTAGACCGGCAACTGGTTGGCCACCCGGGCCAGCCCGGCGGCCCGGTCCGGGTCACCGGCGGTCAGCCCGGCCGATTCCGCCAGCAGCCGGCGTACCTGGCCGAGCGCGTCCTCGTAGCTGGCGTTGAGCTGGTCCCGCTGGCCGGAGTCGGGTGGGGCGAGGAACCGGCCGGTGGCGGCGGCGTCGGCCTCGGCCAGCCAGCGGTGCATCGCCTGGGCATTGCCGCTCATCTGGGCGGCGCTGGTGACCATCACCTCGCCGGCGTTGACCGCGGCCCGGACGGCCAGCCCGGCGATGCCCGCGGTCAGCGCGAACAGCAGCACCAGCAGCACACCGACCAGGACGAACCGGTTGGGGGTCGGGGTCAGCAACTCACGCAACCGGCGACGGCGGACGCCCCGTTGCCGGCGGCCGGTCGGCCAGCGCCGCCCGGTCGGCGCGGTGGCGGGACCCGGCCGCGGATCGGGGTCCAACTCGGTCAGCGTCATCGTCACCACCCCTTGTCGACCGGTGCGGCGGGTCGGTGGTGATCCGACCCACATCCGCACGCAATGCTACTGAGGGCATGCGACAGGTGAGGGCCCGCGCCACGGCCGCGCCGGATCGTCCGTTCGTCCGACATGCACTGACAGCGCAGATATCGAAACAGTCGGATGGGATGAGCACGGGCCGGCGGGACGGTGGGCAGACTGACCCGATGAGCCCATCCCATGATCGGCGCCCGAGCCGCCTCTGCGCGGCGTTCGTCGTACTCGGGCTGCTCCTGGCCGGGGGCTCGTGTGGCCGGGGGGACGCGCCGGAGCGTACCGGTCCGTCCTGGGTGACCGGGTCGCGGGCGGTGACGGGCGGGCCGACCGCGCCCACCTCGGCCGCCGCGCCCGACACCCGGTGGTCGGACCCGGCCGGGGTGGGCCAGCCGTACGGCGGGAAGGTCCCCGGCCTGCTCACCTTCCGTGGCAATCCGACCCGAACCTGGTACGGAACCGGGCCGCTGCCGCGCACCGCCCCCCGGCAGGCGTGGACGTTTCCCCGCAGCGGCGGACTCTGCGCCGAGTCCACCGACGACAAGGGCACCCGGCAGTGGTGCGGATCCGGTTGGACCGGTCAACCGGCCGTGTTCGAACGAGCCGGCCGCACCTGGGTGGTGTTCGGCGCGTACGACCGCAAAGTGCACTTTCTCGACGCGGTGACCGGCGAGCGGCTGCTGCCCGACTTCCCCACCGGCGACATCATCAAGGGCTCGGTCACGGTCGACCCGGACGGCTTCCCGCTGGTCTACACCGGTTCCCGGGACAACTACTACCGGATCCTCGCGATCGACCGCGACAAGCCCACCGAGCTGTGGAAACTGTCCGCCAAGGCGGTCTCACCGACATTGTGGAACGACGACTGGGACGGTTCGGCCATCGTCATCGACGACTACCTGTTCGAGGGCGGCGAGAACAGCCAGTTCCACATTGTGAAGCTCAACCGGGGCTACGGCCCGGACGGGAAGGTGACGGTCGCGCCGAAACTGGTGTTCCACGCCCCCGGCTGGGACGCGCAACTGCTCCGCGACGTCGGCGACAACATGGTGTCGATCGAGAGTTCGGTCGCGGTGTACGGCGACACCGTCTACTTCGCCAACTCCGGCGGCCTGGTGCAGGGCTGGGACATCGGCGGCCTGAAGGAGGGCCGTACGCCGAAACGGGTGTTCCGGTTCTGGATGGGTGACGACACCGACGCCACGGTGGTGGTCGACGCCGACGGCGCGCTCTACGTCGGCGCCGAGTACGAGCGCGGTACCGCCCGCTCCCGTGAGGTCGGCCAGATGGTCAAGCTCGATCCCCGGCGTGCGGGAAACCCGCTGGTCTGGCGGGTATCCGACACCGACAGCCGGCCCGCCGGGGTCTGGGGCACCCCGGCCCTGCACCGGGACGTGGCCATCTTCGACACCAACGGTGGCGAGGTGCTCGGCGTCGACCGGACCACCGGTACGGTCCGCTGGCGGTTCGACCTGCCCGGACCGACCTGGCAATCCCCGGTGGTGGTCGACGACGTCCTGCTGATCGGCGACTGCGCCGGTGTCCTGCACGCCTACGACATCACCGACACCACCACCCTGCCGAAGCCCCTCTGGCAGCTCAAACTCGGCGGCTGCATCGAGTCCACCCCCGCCGTCTGGCACGGCCACATCTACGTCGCCACCCGCGCCGGCGCCTTCCACGCCCTCACCCCCTGACCCCCCTCCCCTCCCCTCCCCCTCCCCCTCCCCTCCCCCTCCCCGCGCCCTCTCCGCCCGCGATCTAGGGCATATGGTGGCTTGTTGATCTCTAATCACCCCCATACGCCCTAGATCGCGGAGCGGAGCGGGTCAGGGGAGGAGGATTAGTTTGCCTCGGAAGTGGGCGGACTGGCTTCGGCGGTGGGCGGTGGGGGCTTGGGCCAGGGGAAAGGTTTCGGCTACGGGGAGGGTGAAGGCGTCCTGTTCGATCAGGCGGGCCACCTGGTCCAGGGCGGGGAACGGGTTCTTGCTGCGACCGCTTGAGCAGCGGACGCCGTACTTCTCGGCGTCGGGGTCGGCGATGGTGAGCACGTTGTCGGTGCCGTGGGCCAGCTCGATCAGGTCGGGCAGGCCGCCCTTGCCGGCCACGTCCAGCGCCCGATCCAGACCGGTCGGGGCGATCTCGCGTACGCGCTCGACCAGGCCCTCGCCGTAAGTGACCGGGGCGATGCCGAGCGAGCGGAGGAAGTCGTGGTTGGGCTCGCTGGCGGTGCCGATCACGGTTGCCCCGCGCAGTGCGGCGAACTGGACAGCGGCCAGTCCGACGCCGCCGGCGGCACCGTTGACCAGCACGGTCTGCCCTCCGGTGACCCCGAGCGCGTCCAGGGCGCGCAGCGCCGTCTCGGCCGCCGTCGGCAGCGCCGCCGCCTCCGGCCAGGGCAGCGCGGGCGGCTTGTGGGCGAACATGTCCTGTGCCATCACGGCGTACTCGGCGTACGCGTCGCGGGTGGCGAAGCCGAACACCTCGTCGCCGACCGAGACCCCGGTGATCCCGTCGCCGATCTCGTCGACCACACCGGCCACCTCGCTGCCCGGAATGCTGGGCAGGGTCAGCGGCATGAACTCCCGCAGGGCGCCGCTGCGGACCTTCCACTCCCACGGGTTGACCCCGATCGCCCGGACCACCACCCGGATCTGACCCGCTCCGGCGTGCGGTTCCGGCACCTCGGCCACGTACAGCACGTCCGGGTCTCCGTACTCGCCGAACTGAACGGCCTTCATGTCGGAACTCCCTCGTCAGATCGTCGCTGATCACCGGCGCCGCCGGTGGCGGTACGCGGGTCGGCACTTACACCGCCCCGTGGCGAGAATCCTGCCCGACCGGGCCGGATCCGGGGGCCGACACACACCGAAAAAGACCCGGCCCGGGGCCGCCGTCAAAGGCGACCCCGGACCGGGCCGGGCACTACTTCTTCAGTACGTCGTCAGGTCAGAGCCGGGCGCACTGCCCGCTCGCCGGACCGCGTACGTTGTTCGGCCGGCCGTCGTTGCCCGGCGCGGGCGTGTTGCCCGAGCAGGAGAGCGGACCGTTGACCGCGTTCGCCGCCACCAGCACCGGCTGGCTGCCGGAGTTGCCGGTCACGGTGACCGGGCCGGCGATGGTGAGCATGTCGAGGCGTACCCCGCCGGTGTTGTTGGTCGCCGTGACCGGGCCGCTGATCCGGCCCTTCTCGATCAGCACCGCGCCGGTCGCGCCGGTCACCGTCACCGGACCAGAGATCGTGGTGCCGGTGAGGGTGAACAGCACCGGGCGGTTGGCCGTGACCGGACCGGAGATGGTGCTGTTGGTGCTGATCAGCGACGCGCCGGCGGCAACCGTGACCGGGCCGGAGATGGTGGCGCCATCCAGGCAGGTCAGGCCCGCGGTGACGGTCAGCGGCCGGCTGTAGCGGCCGGTGATCGTCGTGGTGCACTGCGGGCCGGGCTGGCCGATCGCCGATCGCGGCGCCGCGTCGGCGGTCACCGGCGAGTTCGCGGCGAGGTAGTCGGTCAGCATGGTCAGGTCGTTGTCACCGGTGGTGACCCGGTTGATGCCGCCGGCCAGGGCGAGGAAGTTGTCCCCACCCGCCGCCAGGAAGGAGTTCACCGTCACCCGGTAGCTGGCCGTCGGGTTGATCGCCACGCCGTTGAGCTTCATCGACGTGATCCGCGAGCCCTGTGCCGCAGTCGGGAGGTAGGTGTAGCTGAACCCCTTCGAGACACCGAGCCAGAGCAGCGGACGGGACGCGCCCGCCGGCTGCCACTGCTGCTCCAGCGCCTGCTTGATCTCGGCACCGGTGTACGTCTTGGTCACCACGTCGTTCGAGAACGGCTGGACCGAGAACGCCTCGGAGTAGGTGACCACCCCGTCGGTGCCGTACACCAGGTCGGCGCGGAGGCCGCCCGGGTTCATCAGCGCGATCTGCGCGCCACCCCGGCCGGCGTCCTTGGTGCCGTCGAGCTGCACGTCGGCGATGAAGTTGCCGAGCGCCGACTCCTTGCTCCGATCCTCCAGGCCGTTGGTGGTGGCCCGGCGGATGTCGGCCGTGATCGAGCCGAGCGGCTGCTGGCCGAGCACGTCGGCGTTGGCCTTGGCGGTCGCCACGAGCTGGGCGATCGCCGGGTCGGCCGGTGCGCCGACGACGTCGAGCAGGCCGGCGTCGGAGGCGGTGATCGCCTTCGTCGTCGGGTCGATGCTCAGCTTCACCTGGGCGAGCTTGCGGCCGTACTCCTGGGCCTCGACGACCGGCCGGAGCCGGTCCGTGCCGGGGATCGGCATCTCGAAGGCGTACGGCTGGTGGGTGTGCCCGCTGACGATGGCGTCGATGTTCGCGCTGGCCCGGACGAAGGCACCGAACACCGGGTCGGCGGCGAGCGCCTCCGGGGTGGCGATGTTCTCCAGTGCCGCACCCTCGTGCGCGACGAGGACCACGACGTCGGCCTCACCGTTGGCCGGGTTGCCGTCCTTCAGCTCGGCGGCGACCGCCTCGGCCTCCGGAACCGGCGACCTGAACGTGATGCCGGCGATCCCGTCCGGGTTGACCAGCGACGCGGTCTGCTCGGTGACGACACCGATGATGCCGACGCGTACGCCGCCGACCGTCTTGACCTCGTACGCGGGCAGGGCCCGCTCGTTGCCCCGGTACACGTTCGCACCCAGGTACGGGAAGTCGGCCCGGTCGTTGACCCGGCCGGCGAGGTCGGCGAAGCCCTTGTCGAACTCGTGGTTGCCGACCGAGGCGGCGTCCAGGCCCATCAGGTTCAGCGCGTCCAGGGTCGGGTTGTCCCCGTCGATGGCCGAGATGAACGTCGACGCGCCGATGTTGTCGCCGGCCGACACGAACACGGTGTTCGGGTTCTGCTCACGCAACTGGTTGACCAGTCCGGCGAGCTGGGCGGCGCCGCCGACCGGTCGG is a window of Micromonospora sp. NBC_01699 DNA encoding:
- a CDS encoding NADP-dependent oxidoreductase, with amino-acid sequence MKAVQFGEYGDPDVLYVAEVPEPHAGAGQIRVVVRAIGVNPWEWKVRSGALREFMPLTLPSIPGSEVAGVVDEIGDGITGVSVGDEVFGFATRDAYAEYAVMAQDMFAHKPPALPWPEAAALPTAAETALRALDALGVTGGQTVLVNGAAGGVGLAAVQFAALRGATVIGTASEPNHDFLRSLGIAPVTYGEGLVERVREIAPTGLDRALDVAGKGGLPDLIELAHGTDNVLTIADPDAEKYGVRCSSGRSKNPFPALDQVARLIEQDAFTLPVAETFPLAQAPTAHRRSQSAHFRGKLILLP
- a CDS encoding outer membrane protein assembly factor BamB family protein: MSPSHDRRPSRLCAAFVVLGLLLAGGSCGRGDAPERTGPSWVTGSRAVTGGPTAPTSAAAPDTRWSDPAGVGQPYGGKVPGLLTFRGNPTRTWYGTGPLPRTAPRQAWTFPRSGGLCAESTDDKGTRQWCGSGWTGQPAVFERAGRTWVVFGAYDRKVHFLDAVTGERLLPDFPTGDIIKGSVTVDPDGFPLVYTGSRDNYYRILAIDRDKPTELWKLSAKAVSPTLWNDDWDGSAIVIDDYLFEGGENSQFHIVKLNRGYGPDGKVTVAPKLVFHAPGWDAQLLRDVGDNMVSIESSVAVYGDTVYFANSGGLVQGWDIGGLKEGRTPKRVFRFWMGDDTDATVVVDADGALYVGAEYERGTARSREVGQMVKLDPRRAGNPLVWRVSDTDSRPAGVWGTPALHRDVAIFDTNGGEVLGVDRTTGTVRWRFDLPGPTWQSPVVVDDVLLIGDCAGVLHAYDITDTTTLPKPLWQLKLGGCIESTPAVWHGHIYVATRAGAFHALTP
- a CDS encoding serine/threonine-protein kinase — protein: MNGCLARDCPGTVDLDGFCLKWGHRCVGQSGDDSAGSDGVVGSNGAGAPVGAAGGSATGPGPASPGGSSAFARPAAPGNPAAPGHLSAPGRPAASGHLSAPGRQAGPGRSAAAGRPATGSGTPAGGSGPAPAGVSSGGAGWRTGSGGGSTGGSGGGAVGRPGGGPSAGFGGGTRRWFGLVEMPVVPPRDPLTAIRAEHAVPEHARICARSSCRRPVGRTDGADSGITTGYCPYCGTPFSFVPPLHDGDVIKQRYRIRGCIGYGGMGWIFAARDEDMDGSWRVLKRQRAAEDSTAAEAFVGERRALIALDHPNIVKIYDFVPPEAGDGTPYIVMEFVGGQSLDEMRPRPSGWGVPGPLPLPQVLAYGLAILDAFEHLHEQDWLYCDLKPDNVMHVGNRLKLLDLGAARRADDLDSPLLGTRGFEAPEVHRHGARAASVRSDLYTVGRTLGALSLAANTSQYVSRFPDGLLPDTVPQLLGEHESYRRLLARSTHPEPARRFGSATEMYAQVHGVLRQVLAEQGQEVPSSASTLFGLAPRPFGAYDDLTTSVPAAMVATALPAPLMDLADPGAGFLGSVGAVQPAELIGLLGRAPERSRDVLLRLTRAYLDAGQPELAAGTLTELAARPDAPVDDWRLDWHHGLVALASGEIGAAREHFDTVYGLLPGELAARLGYAVASELDGDLPTAERHYAAVWATERSSLSALFGLARTRLWQGDRRGAAAALDEVPEAASHRVPAQIAKVRALLAGARPAESASDDLVAAAGAAEGLDLPGAARDRLTAEVLEVALAWAIPRQGDAPEQVFGVPLAEGRLRERLAGVYRSLARQSVSRRERVALVDRANRVRPWTWL
- a CDS encoding transporter substrate-binding domain-containing protein, whose translation is MTRYPAGPRRATAVLALAALLAAGGCASSYQPPPTASPSPAGAQWPAPTPSAINPPECDARLSLLPDPTPPRNYVEQGYIRAGVDQTMTRMTYRHPATGEFSGFDIDLLYEIARAMFPGKDPKETLRFVVVTSGERQQRLNDGTVDIVADSMTATCARATEVAFSTDYLDSGQTVLVRGDSPYQGIGDLGGKPVCAATGTTSLEHTRARPEKPLPVAVPNWTDCLVMLQQKQVEAVSTDHNVLLGLRDLDPTTRLVTQPPSRPAGDRSCDWHAEPKSACTWFSDEPHAIATRQDDIALLRFVNHVLEQIRQDGRWVRMHEQWLPEHPDNGPPPARYGTNLSWPPGV